The following coding sequences lie in one Flavobacterium cyclinae genomic window:
- a CDS encoding 2TM domain-containing protein, with protein MINRLIKELPRALVIAVLIFFVLLIIRLISGVSIQLNKNLAANFGYTMLYGLTLYFANAYLFMFLDDKFEVDRFSKKRITIGFLGSFIISVFIIFLLRIFEDIVIENKTFEAFFASETAANYLVTIVITFIVTLAFHAFYFYKAYQENKVKEQKIIAGTASAQFESLKNQIDPHFLFNSLNVLSSLIEENPDNAQKFTTSLSKVYRYVLEQKDKELVSVAEELQFAKTYMNLLKMRFENSITFEIPEDFDNEEAKVVPLSLQLLLENCIKHNVVSETKPLHIKISIENNQLVVTNNLQKKEVLTDRKGVGLQNIVNRYAILTKRTVLVEENEKEFKIFLPILTKQITIMETQNIYNENLAYQRAKDKVEQLKGFYGNLISYCLVIPILIIINLRTSNFQWFWFPMLGWGLGLTFHALETFGYGKSWEEKKIQEILEKENKEHTKWK; from the coding sequence ATGATAAATAGGCTTATAAAAGAATTACCAAGAGCACTTGTAATTGCAGTTTTAATCTTTTTTGTATTACTTATAATTAGATTAATTTCAGGTGTAAGCATACAATTGAACAAAAATTTAGCTGCAAACTTTGGATATACCATGCTTTATGGATTAACCTTGTATTTTGCGAATGCTTATTTATTCATGTTTTTAGATGATAAATTTGAAGTTGATCGATTTTCAAAAAAAAGAATAACAATTGGTTTTTTAGGATCATTTATTATTTCCGTTTTTATCATTTTTTTGCTTCGAATATTTGAGGATATAGTAATTGAAAACAAAACTTTTGAAGCTTTTTTTGCTTCTGAAACTGCTGCAAATTATTTAGTTACTATTGTTATTACCTTTATTGTAACTCTTGCATTTCATGCTTTTTATTTTTATAAAGCTTATCAAGAAAATAAAGTAAAAGAGCAAAAAATTATTGCTGGTACGGCTTCGGCACAGTTTGAAAGTTTAAAAAATCAAATTGATCCTCATTTTCTTTTTAATAGTTTAAATGTATTGAGTTCGCTAATTGAAGAAAATCCAGATAATGCTCAAAAATTTACGACTTCGTTATCTAAAGTTTATCGTTATGTTTTGGAGCAAAAAGATAAAGAATTGGTGTCGGTTGCAGAAGAACTTCAATTTGCTAAAACCTATATGAATTTATTAAAAATGCGATTTGAGAACAGCATCACATTTGAAATTCCAGAAGATTTTGATAACGAAGAGGCTAAAGTAGTTCCGTTGTCTTTGCAACTATTATTAGAAAATTGTATTAAGCACAATGTAGTTAGCGAAACAAAACCCCTGCATATAAAAATAAGCATCGAGAATAATCAACTTGTTGTAACAAATAATCTTCAAAAGAAAGAAGTATTAACAGATCGCAAAGGTGTAGGATTACAAAACATTGTAAATCGCTATGCTATATTAACTAAAAGAACCGTATTGGTAGAAGAAAACGAGAAAGAGTTTAAAATTTTTCTACCAATTTTAACTAAACAAATTACCATCATGGAAACACAAAATATTTATAATGAAAATTTAGCTTATCAAAGAGCAAAAGACAAAGTAGAACAATTAAAAGGATTTTATGGAAATTTAATTTCTTACTGTTTAGTAATTCCCATATTGATTATTATTAATTTAAGAACGTCTAATTTTCAGTGGTTTTGGTTTCCTATGCTAGGATGGGGACTTGGTTTAACTTTTCATGCTTTAGAAACTTTTGGATATGGTAAATCATGGGAAGAGAAAAAAATTCAGGAAATTTTAGAAAA